TGGCGCTGGTGCCGCTGATGACCATCGGCTTCGCGATCTTTTCCGCCTTTCCCGCCTTCAACGCGCTGCAGTCGCGCATCCAGACGCTGCTGTTCAAGAATCTCGTGCCGGAGAACAGCGACGCCATCCTGCAATATCTGGCGGCCTTCATGGCCAACGCCGGGCAGATGCCGGTGTTCGGAATCATCGGGCTGGCGATGTCCGCGGTGCTGCTGATCTGGACCATCGAGGGGTCCTTCGCCACCGTCTGGCGGGTGCGGGAACCGCGCTCCTACGTGACCCGCATCCTCTCCTTCTGGGCGGTGGTGTCGCTGAGCCCGCTGTTCGCCGGCGCCAGCCTGTCGCTGTCCAGCACCCTGTGGGCGGTGCTCCAGTTCGCCCATCTGGAGGGCTTCGCCGACCCGCTGGTGGGGATCGGGGCGATCCTGCCCTTCATGCTGCAGCTGGTCGGCTGCACGCTGCTCTACGTCATCATCCCGAACCGGGACGTCGGCTGGATGGACGCCGCCTGCGGCGGGGCGGTCGCCTCGCTGCTGCTGGAGACGTCCAAGGCGGGCTTCGCCATGTACATGAAGGAGTTCCCCGCCTACCAGACCATCTACGGCGCGCTGGCGACCGTGCCGATCTTCCTGTTCTGGCTCTACATCGCCTGGTCGACGGTGCTGTTCGGCGCGGTCATCACCGCCTCGCTGCCCGAATGGCGGGCCGGCAAGATCACCCGCGGCGGGCCGGAGGGGCTGCTGCCCGCCCAGCGGCTGGGGCTGGCGCTGGCCGTCCTGCACGAGCTCCTGGAGGGGACGCGGCTCGGCGTGGGCCTGCGGCGGCGGACGCTGGTCGGGCGCGTGCCGGTCGGGACGGTGCTGATCGACGGCATCCTGGAGCAGCTTCGCGACGCCCATTGGGTGGCCCACACCACGCACAACGCCTGGGTCGTCACCCGCGACCTGAGCGAGGCCACGCTCTACGACCTGATGAAGGCTCTGGGCATCGGCCTGCGCGGCTCCGTCCGCGGGCTGGGCGGGCTGGAGCTGCCCTGGCAGGACCGCACCGCCCAGCTTCTGGAGCAGGCGGAGCGGACCCAGGAGGACATTCTCGGCGTGCCGATCAAGGACCTGCTGTCCGACCGGCCGCTGGAGGCGGGACCGCTCGAAACGGGGCCCCTGGAGACGGGAGCGCGGGAGCCGGAGCCGGAGCCGCGGGACACCGGGGCGGCGGGGGAGGGCTCCGGTGCGGTGCCGCTGCGCGCGAAGCGCTGGCCCTGAACGCTGGCCCCAAACACTGGTCTTGTGCCGACGCTCAAGCCCGGTATTTGGCGATGAGGTCCGCGGCGAAGCCGTCCAGGTTGTTGTCGGCGGGCAGGGTCTGGACGTAGGAGCAGCCGCGGCAGGCCTCGATCTCGTCGCGGCGGCCCTCCAGATGCTTCAGCCGGAAGTCGCGCAGGCGCTCGCCGTTCCAGATGTCGCGCAGCGACTCCTCGGCGACGTTGCCGACGATGGTGCCCATGCGCCAGTCGGCGCAGCAGACCGACACCTCGCCGTTGAAGTTGATGGCCAGCTTCAGGAAGGGTTCGGAACAGACCTTGCGGGCGGTGTCCGGGGCGGCGGCGAAGGCGCTCTCCTCGGCCAGCGCCTCGCCGTGCAGGGGGTGGACGAACAGGCTGTCGGCGATCGGCGTGAAGGTGTCGATGAAGCTCTGCCGCTCCTCCCCCGTCAGCTCCACGTTGATGATCTTGCAGTGCAGGTGGAAGTCGCGGCCCAGCTCCGTCTTGCGGCGGTAGAGATAGGCGACATTGTCCACGATGGTCTGGAAACGGTCGAAGCGCCGGGTGATGCGCTTGTACATGGCGTCGCTGGCCCCGTAGACGGAGACGCGCATGGCGTCCAGCCCGGCGGCCAGCAGCGCGTCCGCCCGCTCCGGCGTGAGCAGGGAGCCGTTGCTGGTCATCTCGACATGGCGGGCCAGACCCTGCGACTTCAGACGATGGACCATGTGCTCGATCCGCGTGTTCACCAGCGGCTCGCCGTCCTTGTAGAGGTGGACGGATTTGATCGGCGCGTCGAATTCGGCGATGTCGTCGGCGATCTTGCGGAACAGGTCGAACTTCATGGCGCCGCGCGGACGCCCGATCTCCTTCAGCAGATCGGAGTTGCCGGTGGCGCAGAAGACGCAGCGGAAGTTGCAACCGTTCGACGGGTCGATCAGCAGCGAGAAGGGGGTGGTCAGCGGCAGCACCTGCGACAGGTCGTTGCGGTCGCGGTGCCGGCCGTAGGGAATGTTCGCGGGGGCGGCCGCTTCGGTGCTCACTTCGGTCATGACCTTCGCCGGGCAGGGCTGCGGAAAGCGTTTGACTAGCAAGGGACCACGCGCACCGTAAAGGAATCCTTCATTCCGGCAACCGGACAGTGGCCGGACGTTTCCAATGCCGCGTGCGCCAGGCGGAATTCAAAGGCATGCTCGACACTCTTTCGCATCGTATCGTCTACAGCGACCGGCGCTTCTACGCGTCCTTCCCGTCCGCGGCGACTCTGGCCGACGGGCGGGTGCTGGTGGCCTTCCGGCGCGCCCGCGATCACCGCTGGCTGCACGGGGAGCCGGCGGAGGGCGGCGGCGACTTCACCAGCGTCGACCATGTGGATTCGCGCTCCCACCTCGTGATCCAGCGCTTCACCCCGGATTTCGAGCCGGA
The window above is part of the Azospirillum sp. TSH58 genome. Proteins encoded here:
- a CDS encoding YihY family inner membrane protein, coding for MRVREIGGFIAYSSMRFYNDNCFQTAASLTYTSLLALVPLMTIGFAIFSAFPAFNALQSRIQTLLFKNLVPENSDAILQYLAAFMANAGQMPVFGIIGLAMSAVLLIWTIEGSFATVWRVREPRSYVTRILSFWAVVSLSPLFAGASLSLSSTLWAVLQFAHLEGFADPLVGIGAILPFMLQLVGCTLLYVIIPNRDVGWMDAACGGAVASLLLETSKAGFAMYMKEFPAYQTIYGALATVPIFLFWLYIAWSTVLFGAVITASLPEWRAGKITRGGPEGLLPAQRLGLALAVLHELLEGTRLGVGLRRRTLVGRVPVGTVLIDGILEQLRDAHWVAHTTHNAWVVTRDLSEATLYDLMKALGIGLRGSVRGLGGLELPWQDRTAQLLEQAERTQEDILGVPIKDLLSDRPLEAGPLETGPLETGAREPEPEPRDTGAAGEGSGAVPLRAKRWP
- a CDS encoding radical SAM/SPASM domain-containing protein — encoded protein: MTEVSTEAAAPANIPYGRHRDRNDLSQVLPLTTPFSLLIDPSNGCNFRCVFCATGNSDLLKEIGRPRGAMKFDLFRKIADDIAEFDAPIKSVHLYKDGEPLVNTRIEHMVHRLKSQGLARHVEMTSNGSLLTPERADALLAAGLDAMRVSVYGASDAMYKRITRRFDRFQTIVDNVAYLYRRKTELGRDFHLHCKIINVELTGEERQSFIDTFTPIADSLFVHPLHGEALAEESAFAAAPDTARKVCSEPFLKLAINFNGEVSVCCADWRMGTIVGNVAEESLRDIWNGERLRDFRLKHLEGRRDEIEACRGCSYVQTLPADNNLDGFAADLIAKYRA